Proteins from a genomic interval of Kitasatospora herbaricolor:
- a CDS encoding ECF transporter S component, protein MSGGTKPAGDAAGPRSADADRLPLASAADHARLARPVPLGRRSVATLLVISAIGVVAFGWPLLAATDSALVGHSADAPWLFALLLPLLLAVVVAQISEGRSADGEPGLDAKSVALLGMLAAAGAALRPLGAGTAGLEPMFFLMVLSGRVLGPGFGFVLGSVSMFASALLTGGVGPWLPFQMLSMGWVCLGAGLLPGPATVRGRRELALLAAYGAGSAVAYGTVMNLQGWPYIGGLSSSVSFVAGAPLGENLPRFVAYCLTTSLGWDLPRAALTVVLCLTLGGPVLRTLRRASRRAAFGAPVVFTGAPDNRDDGPAAG, encoded by the coding sequence ATGAGCGGCGGGACGAAGCCCGCCGGCGACGCCGCCGGCCCCCGGAGCGCGGACGCGGACAGGCTCCCGCTCGCCTCCGCCGCCGACCACGCCAGGCTGGCCCGGCCCGTCCCGCTCGGCCGGCGCTCGGTCGCCACCCTGCTGGTGATCTCGGCGATCGGCGTGGTGGCCTTCGGCTGGCCGCTGCTCGCCGCCACCGACTCCGCCCTGGTCGGGCACTCCGCCGACGCACCCTGGCTGTTCGCCCTGCTGCTGCCGCTGCTGCTCGCCGTGGTGGTGGCCCAGATCTCCGAGGGACGCTCCGCCGACGGCGAGCCCGGCCTGGACGCCAAGTCGGTCGCCCTGCTGGGCATGCTGGCGGCCGCCGGCGCGGCCCTGCGGCCGCTCGGCGCCGGGACGGCCGGCCTGGAACCGATGTTCTTCCTGATGGTGCTCTCCGGCCGGGTGCTCGGGCCCGGCTTCGGCTTCGTCCTCGGGTCGGTCTCGATGTTCGCCTCCGCGCTGCTGACCGGTGGGGTCGGCCCGTGGCTGCCGTTCCAGATGCTCTCGATGGGCTGGGTCTGCCTCGGCGCGGGCCTGCTGCCCGGCCCCGCCACCGTGCGCGGCCGCCGCGAACTCGCCCTGCTGGCGGCCTACGGCGCCGGCTCCGCCGTCGCGTACGGGACGGTCATGAACCTGCAGGGCTGGCCGTACATCGGCGGCCTCTCCAGCTCGGTCTCCTTCGTCGCCGGCGCGCCGCTCGGCGAGAACCTCCCCCGCTTCGTGGCCTACTGCCTCACCACCTCGCTCGGCTGGGACCTCCCCCGCGCCGCGCTCACCGTGGTGCTCTGCCTGACCCTCGGCGGACCCGTGCTGCGTACCCTGCGCCGGGCCTCCCGGCGCGCCGCCTTCGGTGCCCCGGTCGTCTTCACCGGGGCACCGGACAACAGGGACGACGGCCCGGCGGCGGGCTGA
- a CDS encoding beta-ketoacyl-[acyl-carrier-protein] synthase family protein: MEDVVVTGLGATTPLGGDVASTWAAMLAGESGIGPITEDWAAALPARIAGRLRVEPTEVLDRVQARRLDRCEQIALVAARQAWADAGRPEVEPERLAVVIGTGTGGALSMLGQDDVLEASGVRKVSPHTVPMLMANGLAAWVSIDLGAKGGARTPVSACASGAEAIATGLDLIRLGRADVVVAGGTEACIHPLPMAGFTRARAHSTRNDAPQEASRPFDTGRDGFVIGEGCALVVLERAGFAAARAARVHAVLAGAGVTSDAHHITAAHQDGQVRAIRLALAAAGLGPAGIGQVHAHATSTQLGDLTEAGSIVAAVGTHPVVTATKSMTGHLFGAAGALGAVAAVLALREGVVPATVNLREQDPRVELDVVVGAPRRGPAGAALVNSFGFGGHNASLVFTAAR; the protein is encoded by the coding sequence ATGGAGGATGTGGTGGTGACCGGGCTGGGGGCCACCACCCCGCTCGGCGGGGACGTGGCCTCGACCTGGGCCGCGATGCTGGCCGGGGAGTCCGGGATCGGCCCGATCACGGAGGACTGGGCGGCCGCGCTGCCCGCCCGGATCGCGGGCCGGCTGCGGGTCGAACCCACCGAGGTGCTGGACCGGGTACAGGCCCGGCGGCTCGACCGGTGCGAGCAGATCGCCCTGGTCGCGGCCCGGCAGGCGTGGGCCGACGCGGGGCGTCCCGAGGTCGAGCCGGAGCGGCTGGCCGTGGTGATCGGTACCGGTACGGGCGGGGCGCTGAGCATGCTCGGCCAGGACGACGTCCTGGAGGCCTCCGGGGTGCGCAAGGTCTCCCCGCACACCGTGCCGATGCTGATGGCGAACGGGCTGGCGGCCTGGGTCAGCATCGACCTGGGCGCCAAGGGCGGGGCCCGCACCCCGGTCAGCGCGTGCGCCTCGGGCGCCGAGGCGATCGCGACCGGACTGGACCTGATCCGGCTGGGCCGCGCGGACGTGGTGGTGGCCGGCGGCACCGAGGCGTGCATCCACCCGCTGCCGATGGCCGGCTTCACCCGGGCGAGGGCGCACTCCACCCGCAACGACGCGCCGCAGGAGGCTTCCAGGCCCTTCGACACCGGCCGGGACGGCTTCGTGATCGGCGAGGGCTGCGCCCTGGTGGTGCTGGAGCGGGCCGGATTCGCCGCCGCGCGCGCGGCCCGGGTGCACGCCGTGCTGGCCGGGGCCGGGGTGACCTCCGACGCGCACCACATCACCGCCGCGCACCAGGACGGGCAGGTCCGGGCGATCCGGCTGGCCCTGGCTGCCGCCGGTCTCGGCCCGGCCGGGATCGGGCAGGTGCACGCGCACGCGACGTCCACGCAGCTGGGGGACCTCACCGAGGCCGGGTCGATCGTGGCGGCGGTCGGCACCCACCCGGTGGTCACCGCCACCAAGTCGATGACCGGCCATCTCTTCGGCGCGGCGGGGGCGCTCGGGGCGGTCGCCGCCGTGCTGGCCCTGCGCGAGGGGGTCGTCCCCGCCACCGTGAACCTGCGGGAGCAGGACCCGCGGGTGGAGCTGGACGTCGTGGTCGGCGCGCCCCGCCGGGGCCCGGCGGGCGCGGCGCTGGTCAACTCCTTCGGGTTCGGCGGCCACAACGCCTCGCTGGTGTTCACCGCGGCGCGCTGA
- a CDS encoding antibiotic biosynthesis monooxygenase family protein, with amino-acid sequence MASVVKINVLTVPAEQREVLEKRFASRAGAVESSDGFEWFELLRPVEGTDQYLVYTRWASEDHFKAWMEGPMQAAHRQGPPAAEGGAAQRPAASGSTLWSFEVVQSAGPKG; translated from the coding sequence ATGGCCAGTGTCGTGAAGATCAACGTCCTGACGGTCCCGGCGGAGCAGCGCGAGGTGCTGGAGAAGCGGTTCGCGTCGCGGGCCGGGGCGGTGGAGAGTTCGGACGGGTTCGAGTGGTTCGAGCTGCTGCGTCCGGTGGAGGGGACCGACCAGTACCTGGTGTACACCAGGTGGGCCTCCGAGGACCACTTCAAGGCGTGGATGGAGGGCCCGATGCAGGCGGCGCACCGTCAGGGCCCGCCGGCCGCCGAGGGCGGGGCCGCACAGCGCCCGGCGGCCTCCGGGTCCACACTGTGGTCCTTCGAGGTCGTCCAGTCGGCGGGCCCGAAGGGCTGA
- a CDS encoding diaminopimelate decarboxylase, whose product MTDPRPTALQSAERRELILRAAVREGLLDPEDALLAGFIDFDAVAATVAALHRAFPEQVEVLHAFAAKANSLVPVLEELRGLGMGCEVASPGEFAQALAAGFDPARIVFDSPAKTRRELRQALDLGAAVNIDNWQELARVDELLADKAENGTPEPRSRIGVRINPQVGGGSIGAMSTATATSKFGITLADEGNAERLVAAFRERPWLTWLHCHVGSQGCPLDLMAKGVAAAVAFAQEINRELGRRQVVGLDIGGGLPVDFSGDLGGPGYEEYVERLRIHAPALFSGEFQLVTEFGRSVLAKSGFTAGYVEYTKNSGGRAIAITSAGVQVATRTVFAPEAWPLRISTHDATGAEKHGEPVEQDIAGPACFAGDLVARARPLPLLEPGDIVALLDTGAYYASTPFNYNSLLEPAVHGARVAADGTVRFSLLRRAQTVEELLARTGG is encoded by the coding sequence ATGACCGATCCCCGGCCGACGGCCCTTCAGAGCGCCGAGCGGCGCGAGCTCATCCTGCGCGCCGCCGTCCGCGAGGGGCTCCTCGACCCCGAGGACGCGCTGCTCGCGGGGTTCATCGACTTCGACGCCGTCGCGGCCACCGTCGCCGCGCTGCACCGCGCCTTCCCGGAGCAGGTCGAGGTGCTGCACGCCTTCGCGGCCAAGGCCAACAGCCTGGTCCCGGTGCTGGAGGAGCTGCGCGGCCTCGGAATGGGCTGCGAGGTGGCCAGCCCCGGCGAGTTCGCCCAGGCCCTCGCGGCCGGGTTCGACCCGGCGCGGATCGTCTTCGACTCCCCGGCGAAGACCCGCCGCGAGCTGCGGCAGGCGCTGGACCTCGGGGCCGCGGTCAACATCGACAACTGGCAGGAGCTGGCCCGGGTCGACGAACTCCTCGCCGACAAGGCGGAGAACGGGACCCCGGAGCCCCGGTCCAGGATCGGGGTCCGGATCAACCCGCAGGTGGGCGGCGGCTCCATCGGTGCGATGAGCACCGCCACCGCGACCTCGAAGTTCGGCATCACCCTGGCCGACGAGGGCAACGCCGAGCGGCTGGTGGCGGCCTTCCGGGAGCGTCCCTGGCTCACCTGGCTGCACTGCCACGTCGGCTCCCAAGGCTGCCCGCTGGACCTGATGGCGAAGGGGGTTGCGGCGGCCGTCGCCTTCGCCCAGGAGATCAACCGGGAACTCGGCCGCCGTCAGGTCGTGGGCCTGGACATCGGCGGCGGCCTGCCGGTCGACTTCTCCGGCGACCTGGGCGGCCCGGGGTACGAGGAGTACGTGGAGCGCCTGCGGATCCACGCACCGGCCCTGTTCTCCGGCGAGTTCCAGCTGGTGACCGAGTTCGGCCGCTCGGTGCTGGCCAAGAGCGGCTTCACCGCCGGCTACGTCGAGTACACCAAGAACTCCGGCGGCCGGGCGATCGCGATCACCTCCGCCGGCGTGCAGGTGGCCACCCGCACGGTCTTCGCCCCCGAGGCCTGGCCGCTGCGGATCAGCACGCACGACGCCACCGGGGCGGAGAAGCACGGGGAGCCGGTCGAGCAGGACATCGCCGGCCCGGCCTGCTTCGCCGGCGACCTGGTCGCCCGGGCCCGCCCGCTGCCGCTGCTGGAGCCCGGGGACATCGTCGCTCTGCTGGACACCGGCGCCTACTACGCGTCGACCCCGTTCAACTACAACAGCCTGCTCGAACCGGCGGTGCACGGGGCCCGGGTGGCGGCCGACGGCACCGTGCGGTTCAGCCTGCTGCGCCGGGCGCAGACCGTCGAGGAGCTGCTGGCCCGGACCGGGGGCTGA
- a CDS encoding PucR family transcriptional regulator, with amino-acid sequence MSGTESWGGPKQTLTGLLALVGERFVELDGTPQETGGTVSRVVLLDPLEPQELPGDLLVAVGVDPHSEEAVALVRRAGAAGAAGVVFGPAGTGPRNEALREAAAQAGTAVLFRGWWTDWPTAIGMLHAGLSVAREPGIAGVRLGDLEGLAKAIAVQVGGSVTIEDLDSNVLAYSPTGQGADPVRQATILALKPPEGRLVDMERAGFFRQLWKSTDVLYRKAQGEAPERLIVLVRAGDLPLGSIWVAADGKPLVVADATDALRSAARVAVAHLLHDRARRDGQDQQLLEAARALLEGRGSAELLAERTGVPRAERCAVLAVHAASGRAGEQVRDRLAKSVFRYCVERGRLPVVVPTGHGVLMLLGGLSKDAAAAEAHVSQLGRALARDLAGPLGLRVRIGVGEVRERLDQAPESRRTADLALGGLLFGSSALDCARVAEVADSVALLHFVDALRDQDPPVETPVDRLVANGETSLVETLRAYLDHSREKARAADALGVARSTFAHRLDQTVVRVSGIDLDDPDARLLAQLQLRLLSRRALDRD; translated from the coding sequence ATGTCGGGCACGGAGTCATGGGGCGGGCCGAAGCAGACCCTGACCGGGCTGCTGGCGCTGGTGGGGGAACGGTTCGTCGAGCTGGACGGCACGCCGCAGGAGACGGGCGGCACGGTGAGCCGGGTGGTGCTGCTCGACCCGCTGGAGCCGCAGGAACTGCCGGGGGACCTGCTCGTCGCCGTCGGCGTCGACCCGCACTCCGAGGAGGCGGTGGCCCTGGTGCGCAGGGCGGGCGCCGCCGGGGCGGCCGGCGTGGTCTTCGGCCCGGCCGGGACGGGCCCCCGCAACGAGGCGCTGCGCGAGGCCGCCGCGCAAGCCGGGACGGCGGTGCTGTTCCGGGGCTGGTGGACCGACTGGCCGACCGCGATCGGGATGCTGCACGCGGGGCTGTCCGTGGCGCGGGAGCCGGGCATCGCCGGCGTCCGGCTGGGCGATCTGGAAGGGCTGGCGAAGGCGATCGCCGTCCAGGTCGGCGGGTCGGTGACGATCGAGGACCTGGACTCCAACGTGCTCGCCTACTCGCCCACCGGCCAGGGGGCGGACCCCGTCCGGCAGGCGACCATCCTGGCCCTCAAGCCGCCGGAGGGACGCCTGGTCGACATGGAGCGGGCGGGCTTCTTCCGCCAGCTCTGGAAGTCGACCGACGTGCTCTACCGCAAGGCGCAGGGGGAGGCCCCCGAGCGTCTGATCGTGCTCGTCCGCGCCGGCGACCTGCCGCTGGGCTCCATCTGGGTGGCGGCGGACGGGAAGCCCCTCGTGGTCGCCGACGCCACCGACGCGCTGCGGTCGGCCGCGCGGGTGGCGGTGGCCCACCTGCTGCACGACCGCGCGCGCCGGGACGGGCAGGACCAGCAACTGCTGGAAGCGGCCCGGGCGCTGCTGGAGGGCCGGGGCTCCGCCGAACTGCTGGCCGAGCGGACCGGGGTGCCGAGGGCGGAGCGCTGCGCCGTCCTCGCCGTCCACGCGGCCTCCGGCCGGGCCGGCGAGCAGGTGCGTGACCGGCTGGCCAAGTCGGTGTTCCGGTACTGCGTCGAGCGCGGCCGGCTGCCGGTCGTGGTGCCGACGGGCCACGGGGTCCTGATGCTGCTCGGCGGCCTGTCGAAGGACGCGGCGGCGGCCGAGGCGCACGTCTCGCAGCTGGGGCGGGCGCTGGCCCGCGACCTCGCCGGGCCGCTCGGGCTACGCGTGCGGATCGGCGTCGGAGAGGTCCGGGAGCGGCTGGACCAGGCGCCGGAGTCCCGGCGGACGGCCGATCTGGCGCTCGGCGGCCTGCTGTTCGGCAGCTCCGCGCTGGACTGCGCGCGGGTCGCGGAGGTGGCCGACTCGGTGGCCCTGCTGCACTTCGTGGACGCGCTGCGCGACCAGGACCCGCCGGTGGAGACACCGGTGGACCGCCTGGTCGCGAACGGTGAGACGTCGCTGGTGGAGACCCTGCGCGCCTATCTCGACCACTCCAGGGAGAAGGCCAGGGCCGCGGACGCCCTCGGCGTCGCCCGGAGCACCTTCGCCCACCGCCTGGACCAGACCGTGGTCCGGGTCAGCGGCATCGACCTGGACGATCCCGACGCCAGACTGCTGGCCCAGCTCCAGCTGCGGCTGCTGAGCCGCCGGGCCCTCGACCGGGACTGA
- a CDS encoding MFS transporter: MADPEAEPGRTRATPAPAPPGTTAKNLWLPIGALLLALLIAALDQTIVSTALPTIVSDLGGLEHLSWVVTAYLLASTAATPLWGKLGDMYGRKRFFQSSIVIFLIGSVLCGLAQNMGQLIGFRALQGLGGGGLMVLTQAIVGDLVPPRDRGKYQGLFGAVFGVTSVLGPLLGGVFVDNLSWRWVFYINVPIGAVALVVIAAVLHSTEVKRRHRIDYPGTFLIAAVATCLVLMTSLGGTTWPWGSWRIIGLGALGAALLVVFIAVERRAEEPVLPLRLFRIRTFSLVAVISFVVGFAMFGALTYLPTFLQVVQGVSPTMSGIHMLPMVLGMLLTSIGSGQIVSRTGHYRIFPIIGTALTAVGLLLLSLLTENSSTTRMSFCFLVFGLGIGLVMQVLVLAVQNAVGYQDLGVATAGATFFRSIGASFGVSVFGAVFASGLNRRLADALAGVPLPPGFSAGSISSDPQAITELPAAVQNDIHHAYAESITRVFLFAVPVVLVAFALSFLLREQPLRSTVTAPDLGESIGVNPVERSSLDEIARALSSLGTREARRDLFRRITAAAGLDLQPAASWLILQMHHQDTVEPAELAERRVVPFAVVEAAAREVESRRLAVRTGGGRRLRLTEAGDETALRLVAARRGQLAELLGDWDEKQYADLAGLLTRLSDGLCADTRDRPDPTPAEHVPHNEGRTL, from the coding sequence ATGGCCGACCCGGAAGCCGAGCCCGGCCGGACCCGGGCCACCCCGGCACCCGCGCCCCCCGGGACCACCGCGAAGAACCTCTGGCTCCCGATCGGCGCCCTGCTGCTGGCCCTGCTGATCGCCGCCCTCGACCAGACCATCGTCTCCACCGCGCTGCCCACCATCGTCAGCGACCTCGGCGGTCTCGAACACCTCTCCTGGGTCGTCACCGCCTACCTGCTCGCCTCCACCGCCGCCACCCCGCTCTGGGGCAAGCTCGGCGACATGTACGGCCGGAAGCGCTTCTTCCAGTCGTCCATCGTGATCTTCCTGATCGGCTCGGTGCTCTGCGGCCTGGCCCAGAACATGGGTCAGCTGATCGGCTTCCGCGCCCTGCAGGGCCTGGGCGGCGGCGGCCTGATGGTGCTCACCCAGGCCATCGTCGGGGACCTCGTCCCGCCCCGGGACCGCGGCAAGTACCAGGGCCTGTTCGGCGCCGTCTTCGGCGTCACCAGCGTGCTCGGGCCGCTGCTCGGCGGGGTCTTCGTCGACAACCTCAGCTGGCGCTGGGTGTTCTACATCAACGTCCCGATCGGGGCCGTCGCCCTGGTGGTGATCGCCGCCGTCCTGCACAGCACCGAGGTGAAGCGCCGCCACCGGATCGACTACCCCGGCACCTTCCTGATCGCCGCGGTCGCCACCTGTCTGGTCCTGATGACCTCGCTCGGCGGCACCACCTGGCCGTGGGGCTCCTGGCGGATCATCGGCCTGGGCGCGCTCGGCGCCGCCCTGCTCGTCGTCTTCATCGCCGTCGAGCGCCGGGCCGAGGAACCCGTCCTGCCGCTGCGGCTGTTCCGCATCCGCACCTTCAGCCTGGTCGCCGTCATCTCCTTCGTGGTCGGCTTCGCCATGTTCGGCGCGCTCACCTACCTGCCGACCTTCCTCCAGGTCGTGCAGGGCGTCTCACCCACCATGTCCGGCATCCACATGCTGCCGATGGTCCTCGGGATGCTGCTCACCTCCATCGGCTCCGGCCAGATCGTCTCCCGCACCGGGCACTACCGGATCTTCCCGATCATCGGCACCGCGCTCACCGCCGTCGGCCTGCTGCTGCTCTCGCTGCTCACCGAGAACAGCTCCACCACCCGGATGAGCTTCTGCTTCCTGGTCTTCGGCCTCGGGATCGGCCTGGTCATGCAGGTCCTGGTGCTCGCCGTGCAGAACGCCGTCGGCTACCAGGACCTGGGCGTCGCCACCGCCGGCGCGACCTTCTTCCGCTCCATCGGGGCCTCCTTCGGCGTCTCGGTCTTCGGCGCCGTGTTCGCGAGCGGCCTCAACCGCCGGCTGGCCGACGCACTGGCCGGGGTGCCGCTGCCGCCCGGCTTCAGCGCCGGCTCGATCAGCTCCGACCCGCAGGCCATCACCGAGCTGCCGGCCGCCGTCCAGAACGACATCCACCACGCGTACGCCGAGTCCATCACCCGGGTCTTCCTCTTCGCCGTCCCCGTCGTCCTGGTCGCCTTCGCGCTCTCCTTCCTGCTGCGCGAACAGCCGCTGCGCTCCACGGTGACCGCCCCCGACCTCGGCGAGTCGATCGGCGTCAACCCGGTGGAGCGCAGCTCCCTCGACGAGATCGCCCGCGCGCTCTCCTCGCTCGGCACCCGCGAGGCCCGCCGCGACCTCTTCCGCCGGATCACCGCCGCCGCCGGCCTGGACCTCCAACCGGCGGCCAGCTGGCTGATCCTGCAGATGCACCACCAGGACACCGTCGAGCCCGCCGAACTGGCGGAGCGCCGGGTCGTCCCGTTCGCGGTCGTCGAGGCGGCCGCACGGGAGGTGGAGAGCCGCAGGCTGGCCGTCCGGACCGGCGGCGGGCGGCGGCTGCGGCTGACCGAGGCCGGCGACGAGACCGCCCTGCGGCTGGTCGCCGCCCGGCGCGGCCAGCTGGCCGAGCTGCTCGGCGACTGGGACGAGAAGCAGTACGCCGACCTCGCCGGGCTCCTCACCCGCCTCAGCGACGGCCTCTGCGCCGACACCCGCGACCGGCCCGACCCGACGCCGGCCGAACATGTCCCGCACAACGAGGGGCGCACGCTCTGA
- a CDS encoding peptidoglycan-binding domain-containing protein, with product MPDQHCPACGAVRTAGGCGCSSDLSDTAVLPHIEGPPLVRPYVPRAVGQVGAEAGTAPGYDAFGPTGAPPATGYDDFGGRPGAGYRTTLMPQAPASPPYGQVPPQPGPAPDELGLFAFDNTPTVPQDAPGGGRAGRRREQQSPLARRRGAILAAGAGVVVLGVGAAFLASPSGSPDRKALPSPTAVLTPTLTAPTDLPSTGLPSPSAAPAESTTAAPSPSRPAKPSGKASTTAAPTTEAAPPAPAAPAPTTPAGTPSPSPSPSPTVRILERDMKGDDVKVMQQLLVTESCGTVDKSLISGTFDWWTEFVLKAFQENHKPSLKSESGKYGPRTRAALETAPPDC from the coding sequence ATGCCGGACCAGCACTGCCCCGCGTGCGGCGCCGTACGGACCGCCGGCGGCTGCGGATGCTCCTCGGACCTCTCCGACACGGCGGTGCTGCCGCACATCGAGGGGCCGCCGCTGGTCCGCCCCTACGTGCCGCGGGCCGTCGGGCAGGTCGGTGCGGAGGCCGGGACGGCCCCCGGGTACGACGCGTTCGGCCCCACCGGGGCCCCGCCGGCCACCGGCTACGACGACTTCGGCGGCCGGCCCGGCGCCGGCTACCGGACCACGCTGATGCCCCAGGCGCCGGCCTCGCCGCCGTACGGGCAGGTGCCCCCGCAGCCCGGACCCGCGCCGGACGAGTTGGGCCTCTTCGCGTTCGACAACACCCCCACCGTCCCGCAGGACGCTCCCGGCGGCGGCCGGGCCGGCCGACGGCGGGAGCAGCAGAGCCCGCTCGCCCGGCGCCGCGGGGCGATCCTGGCCGCGGGCGCCGGCGTGGTGGTCCTCGGCGTGGGGGCCGCCTTCCTGGCGTCGCCCTCGGGGAGCCCGGACCGGAAGGCGCTGCCCTCCCCTACCGCCGTCCTCACGCCGACCCTGACGGCGCCCACCGACCTGCCCAGCACCGGGCTCCCGAGCCCCAGCGCCGCGCCCGCCGAGTCCACCACGGCCGCGCCCTCCCCCAGCCGCCCCGCGAAGCCGAGCGGCAAGGCGTCCACCACGGCGGCCCCGACCACCGAGGCCGCGCCGCCGGCGCCGGCCGCACCGGCCCCGACGACGCCCGCCGGCACGCCCAGCCCGTCCCCGAGCCCGTCCCCGACCGTCCGGATCCTGGAGCGGGACATGAAGGGCGACGACGTCAAGGTGATGCAGCAGCTGCTGGTCACCGAGAGCTGCGGGACGGTCGACAAGTCGCTGATATCCGGCACCTTCGACTGGTGGACCGAGTTCGTCCTGAAGGCGTTCCAGGAGAACCACAAGCCCTCCCTCAAGAGCGAGTCGGGCAAGTACGGCCCGAGGACCAGGGCCGCCCTGGAGACCGCACCGCCCGACTGCTGA
- a CDS encoding TMEM165/GDT1 family protein produces MSLTVLAITFGIVFLAELPDKTALASLVLGTRYRASYVFAGVAAAMAVMVGLALVAGQLLALLPQRWVEGVTGLLFLAGAAMLLFHHGGEEEGHAAKEPSSNSFWKVAGASFAVVAVAEFGDLTQIMTANLAAKYDDPLAVGLGAWLALCAVGGIAIAGGQKLLQYVPMKVIVRVAAGVMLLMGGFSLFKAVTG; encoded by the coding sequence GTGAGTCTGACCGTTCTCGCCATCACCTTCGGCATCGTCTTCCTCGCCGAACTGCCGGACAAGACGGCCCTGGCCAGTCTTGTGCTCGGCACCCGTTACCGCGCGAGTTACGTCTTCGCCGGCGTCGCGGCCGCGATGGCCGTCATGGTGGGCCTGGCGCTGGTCGCCGGCCAGCTGCTCGCCCTGCTGCCGCAGCGCTGGGTGGAGGGCGTCACCGGCCTGCTGTTCCTGGCCGGCGCCGCGATGCTGCTCTTCCACCACGGCGGGGAGGAGGAGGGCCACGCCGCGAAGGAGCCGTCCTCGAACAGTTTCTGGAAGGTCGCCGGGGCCAGCTTCGCGGTGGTCGCGGTGGCCGAGTTCGGTGACCTCACCCAGATCATGACCGCCAACCTGGCCGCCAAGTACGACGACCCGCTGGCCGTGGGCCTGGGCGCCTGGCTGGCGCTCTGCGCCGTCGGCGGGATCGCCATCGCGGGCGGGCAGAAGCTGCTGCAGTACGTGCCGATGAAGGTGATCGTCCGGGTGGCGGCCGGCGTGATGCTGCTGATGGGCGGGTTCAGCCTGTTCAAGGCCGTGACCGGCTGA
- a CDS encoding ABC transporter permease translates to MTPPAGRALAAGGQLLPVTPALGVGIAVLLAAAVAVAGRGLLGYGHAVLRAGGRAVLQLALVALVIAWVVGSLWTSALFVLLMFAVAVRTAGRRITDGPAWVWAAVPVGVAVLPVLTLLLATGLLPARGLAVIPVAGILIGGALTATSLAGRRALDELRQRHGEVEAALALGLEERDARLEICRTAAATSLVPVLDQTRTVGLVTLPGALVGMLLGGASPVQAGAVQLFVLVALLLVESVAIVAVLELVGRGLVAAGPPGTVG, encoded by the coding sequence GTGACGCCCCCGGCCGGCCGGGCCCTCGCCGCCGGCGGTCAGCTGCTGCCCGTCACCCCGGCGCTGGGGGTGGGGATCGCCGTGCTGCTCGCGGCCGCCGTCGCGGTGGCCGGCCGGGGGCTGCTCGGGTACGGGCACGCGGTGCTGCGGGCCGGCGGGCGGGCGGTGCTGCAGCTCGCGCTCGTCGCGCTGGTCATCGCCTGGGTGGTCGGCTCGCTCTGGACGTCCGCGCTGTTCGTGCTGCTGATGTTCGCCGTCGCCGTCCGGACGGCGGGCCGGCGGATCACCGACGGGCCCGCCTGGGTCTGGGCCGCCGTGCCGGTCGGCGTCGCGGTGCTGCCCGTCCTGACGCTGCTGCTGGCCACCGGGCTGCTCCCGGCCCGGGGGCTGGCGGTGATCCCGGTGGCGGGCATCCTGATCGGCGGCGCGCTGACCGCCACCTCGCTGGCCGGCCGCCGCGCCCTGGACGAGCTGCGCCAGCGGCACGGCGAGGTGGAGGCCGCGCTGGCGCTGGGGCTGGAGGAGCGGGACGCCCGGCTGGAGATCTGCCGGACCGCCGCCGCGACCTCGCTCGTCCCGGTGCTGGACCAGACCCGTACGGTCGGGCTGGTCACCCTGCCCGGCGCCTTGGTCGGGATGCTGCTCGGCGGTGCCTCTCCCGTGCAGGCCGGCGCGGTGCAGCTGTTCGTGCTGGTCGCCCTGCTGCTGGTGGAGTCGGTGGCGATCGTGGCCGTGCTGGAACTGGTCGGCCGGGGGCTGGTGGCCGCCGGGCCCCCGGGGACGGTCGGGTAG